Proteins co-encoded in one Streptococcus ruminicola genomic window:
- the recF gene encoding DNA replication/repair protein RecF (All proteins in this family for which functions are known are DNA-binding proteins that assist the filamentation of RecA onto DNA for the initiation of recombination or recombinational repair.) — protein sequence MWIQKIALKNYRNYLTNELEFSPGLNVFIGKNAQGKTNFLEAIYFLSLTRSHRTRSDKELIHFQEKELRVSGVLQRSSGTVPLEINLSSKGRVTKVNHLKQAKLSDYIGVMTVVLFAPEDLQLIKGAPSLRRKFIDIDLGQIKPVYLSDLSNYNHVLKQRNTYLKTAEKVDINFLAVLDEQLADFGSRVMEHRLDFVSNLEKEADRYHYAISNGLEHLKIRYLSSVPFQEKSDIKEYFLKTLEKNRKRDIFKKNTGAGPHRDDLEFFINDMPANFGSQGQHRSLILSLKMAEIELIKNVTGDYPILLLDDVMSELDNYRQTELLKMIIAENVQTFITTTSLEHLSKLPEELKIFTVNQGTIEEN from the coding sequence ATGTGGATTCAAAAAATAGCCTTAAAAAATTATCGTAATTATTTAACCAATGAGCTTGAATTTTCTCCCGGGCTAAATGTCTTTATCGGGAAAAACGCTCAAGGAAAAACAAATTTCTTAGAAGCTATTTATTTCTTATCTTTAACACGTAGCCACCGTACACGTTCCGACAAAGAGCTAATTCACTTTCAAGAAAAAGAACTTCGTGTCTCAGGTGTTCTGCAACGCTCAAGTGGAACAGTTCCTTTGGAAATCAATCTATCAAGTAAAGGACGAGTCACTAAAGTTAATCACCTCAAACAAGCTAAATTATCCGACTATATCGGAGTGATGACAGTCGTCTTATTTGCACCTGAAGATTTACAACTCATCAAAGGAGCTCCGAGTTTACGTCGTAAGTTTATTGATATTGATTTAGGTCAAATCAAACCTGTCTACCTATCTGATTTGTCTAATTACAATCATGTCCTTAAACAACGTAATACTTACCTAAAAACCGCTGAAAAAGTTGACATCAACTTTTTAGCAGTCCTTGATGAGCAATTAGCTGATTTTGGTAGCCGCGTCATGGAACATCGCTTAGATTTCGTCTCTAATCTCGAAAAAGAAGCCGACCGCTATCACTATGCCATCTCTAATGGCCTAGAACATTTGAAAATTCGCTATCTATCATCTGTGCCATTCCAAGAAAAAAGTGATATCAAAGAATACTTCTTAAAAACATTGGAAAAGAATCGCAAACGTGATATCTTCAAAAAAAATACTGGTGCTGGACCTCATCGTGATGATTTGGAATTTTTCATCAACGATATGCCTGCCAATTTTGGTAGCCAAGGACAACACCGAAGTTTGATTTTATCTCTTAAGATGGCTGAAATTGAACTCATTAAGAATGTCACTGGTGATTATCCAATTCTACTTCTTGACGATGTCATGAGTGAATTAGATAACTACCGACAAACAGAATTGTTAAAAATGATTATTGCTGAAAATGTTCAAACTTTTATCACAACGACAAGTCTTGAACACCTTTCAAAACTTCCAGAAGAGTTGAAAATTTTCACTGTTAATCAAGGAACTATTGAAGAAAACTAA